A window of Castanea sativa cultivar Marrone di Chiusa Pesio chromosome 1, ASM4071231v1 contains these coding sequences:
- the LOC142620565 gene encoding outer envelope pore protein 24, chloroplastic-like has protein sequence MKASLKGRYELEKSNSPAAAATIAFNAGDVKLRASLTDATVVNGPSLNGLALAVEKPGFFILDYNVPKKDFRFQFMNSVRVAEKPLNLTYIHNRGDNRTILDGTLVLDSANKLSANHTLGSRNCKLKYTYVHRGVNTFEPSYDLAKNSWDFAVSHKVYDDDVLRASYQTSSKVLGLEWVRNSKHQGAFKISASVNLAEENKVPKLIAESTWNLEI, from the exons ATGAAGGCATCTTTGAAAGGCAGATACGAACTAGAGAAAAGCAACAGCCCAGCCGCCGCCGCTACTATCGCCTTCAACGCCGGCGATGTCAAGCTCCGAGCTTCACTCACCGACGCCACCGTCGTCAACGGCCCTAGCTTAAACGGCTTGGCTTTAGCCGTCGAGAAACCCGGCTTCTTCATCCTCGATTACAACGTTCCCAAAAAG GATTTTCGGTTTCAGTTCATGAACTCGGTTAGGGTTGCGGAGAAACCGTTGAATCTGACTTACATTCACAACAGAGGGGACAACAGGACCATTCTGGATGGGACACTGGTGTTGGATTCAGCTAACAAGTTGTCAGCCAATCACACCCTTGGGTCGAGGAATTGCAAGCTGAAGTACACTTATGTGCACAGAGGGGTGAATACTTTTGAGCCGAGCTATGATTTAGCGAAGAATTCATGGGACTTTGCGGTATCACATAAGGtttatgatgatgatgtgtTGAGGGCTTCGTATCAAACGTCGAGCAAAGTGCTTGGACTAGAGTGGGTGAGGAACTCGAAGCACCAAGGGGCTTTCAAG ATTTCAGCATCtgtcaatttggctgaggaaaaTAAGGTGCCGAAATTAATTGCTGAAAGTACATGGAATCTGGAGATTTAA